The following DNA comes from Vannielia litorea.
CTTCACGAAGATTTTTGAGGTGGAAGAATTTTCGTTAGAATTCTTCTGCTGGCGCCACGGGCGTGTGGTGGGCAGGGTGCGCCATGAATGCGGACCCTACGGGCTCAAGTCAGGTTTCGGGCAGCATCTCGGGGTTCCAGACGATCTCCCAGAGGTGGCCGTCGGGGTCGCGGAAATAGCCGCCGTAGCCGCCGTAGAAGGTATTTTCGGGCTGTTTCACAATATCGGCCCCGGCGCGGGCGGCGGCGGCCATGAGAGTATCGACCTCGGCGCGGGTCATGACGTTGTGGCCGATGCTGACGGCGGTGGAGCTGATCGGCGTTTTCGGCAGGCCGGTGTCATGGGCGAGATCGTCCTGCGCCCAGAGCGCGAGGCGCAAGCCCCCCGAAAGCGGGAAGAAGGCAACGGCGCCGTGTTCGAACTCGGTGCCGATGATGCCCTCGGTCGGCAGGCCGAGCCCGTCGCGGTAGAAGGCGACGGCAGCCTCGAGATCGGCCACGGCGAGGGTGAGAACGGTGATATGTGGTTGCATGGTCATGCCCCTGCTATCGGCGCCCACGGGATGCGGGCGCCTGGATAGTTCGGGGCCGCCGGATGCCCGGCGGAAGGACCCGCAGATGCGGGGGCGGGGCCAACCTTCCTCCGCCTAACCTGTTTTGAACGGGTTCCGGGGTAGGCGGTGGGGTGGGCCGTGTCAACCGGTGGTCAAAGCTGGTCGAAGAGCGCAGGCGCGGCGGAGACGGAGCATTCGCCCGGGCCGCCTTCGAGGTTGAAGGTGGTCACCACGTTGTCGTGCAGCACCATGGCGTAGCGCAGCGAGCGGTTGATGAGGCCGGCGGGCGGGGCGTTGAAGCTCATGCCGATTTCCTTGGTGAAGGTGCCTTCCGGGTCGCCCAGCATGTGGATGCCGGCCTCGGCGGCGCCGGTGTCCTTGCCCCATGCGTCCATCACGAAGGGGTCGTTGACGGAGACGCAGATCACCTCGGCCACGCCCTTCTCTTTCAGCATGCCCATGTTCTCGATGTAGCTCGGCACGTGCTTGGTGGAGCAGGTGCCGGTGTAGGCGCCGGGCAGGCCGAAGATGATGACCTTCTTGCCTGTGGTGATGTCTTTCAGCGCGATTTGCTCCGGCCCTTCGGCGCCCAT
Coding sequences within:
- a CDS encoding VOC family protein — its product is MQPHITVLTLAVADLEAAVAFYRDGLGLPTEGIIGTEFEHGAVAFFPLSGGLRLALWAQDDLAHDTGLPKTPISSTAVSIGHNVMTRAEVDTLMAAAARAGADIVKQPENTFYGGYGGYFRDPDGHLWEIVWNPEMLPET
- a CDS encoding peroxiredoxin — protein: MQISVGDTIPSATFVRMGAEGPEQIALKDITTGKKVIIFGLPGAYTGTCSTKHVPSYIENMGMLKEKGVAEVICVSVNDPFVMDAWGKDTGAAEAGIHMLGDPEGTFTKEIGMSFNAPPAGLINRSLRYAMVLHDNVVTTFNLEGGPGECSVSAAPALFDQL